The sequence below is a genomic window from Chthonomonadales bacterium.
TCCGGGCCCGGCGAGCCTCGTGCGCGGCGTCCTTCTGCCGGGCGGTGAGGCTCAGGCCGGCCAGCAACTCGTTGTAGGCGTAGCTCGACGGGCTCTCGCGCCGGTCGCGCGGGCAGTGGAAGTAGGTCGCCACATCGAAGCCGGTGCCAGAGGTCGGCGCCAGGTTGCCCTCCGTCGCGTCCATCCACGCCCCCGCTACCGGCAAGGTGTCGTCCCACTCCTGCATGTACATCTGGACGGCCCTGCCGATCTTGAGCACGTTCGTCTGACACGTGACGAAGTCGCGCGTCTGGATCAGTCCGAGCAAGTGGGGCCGTAGGGCGATGGCCAGCAGCACGCAGATAAGGACGATCACGCCCGTCTGCAGTCGCATGCGTTCGCGCGTGCCCAGTCGCCATGTCGCCTTGCGCGGCGCCGGCTCAGTCATGTCCCGTGTCCGGTCTGCGGCACCGCGCCAGATGGACGTACCCGAGCGCGCCGGTGAGCCTCTCCACCGTCAACGCCTCCGCCAGAAGGTCGCGGAGTTCCCGCGACGTGAAGCGAAAGTAGGGGATGCCCCCTTCATGCATACCCGATTTCGGACCGGCGCCGCGCGTCAGAAGCGAGTGCTGGTAGGCCGAAACGGTCACCACGGCCCCCGGCCGGGCCACCCGGCCGAACTCGGCGACGGCCGCGCCGCGGCTCGCCACAGTCGGCACGTGCTCGAGCACCTGGCAACTCACGACACGGTCGAAGCGCGCCGCGCGCAGCGGCAGGCGGCAGATGTCCGCCTGGAGCAGGTCGACGTTGCGCACACCCGCCGCCCGCAGCTTCCGCGCGCAGGCACGGAGCGACTCGATCGAAAAGTCCACGGCCACCAATCGCGCGCACCGGCGCGCGAGGCGCGCGGTCATGCGGCCGGTGCCGCAGCCGGCCTCCAGCGCTATGTGCCCTGGTTCGAGGCCCAGGAACAACATGGTGAGCGGCACCTCAGCCAACCCGAAGGCGCGCAGGTGCCACATCCGATCGTACGCGGCGGCCTGCGCGTCGCGAGCCGCCATCTCGCCGCGCTTCAGAGCGACCTCCTCGTCGGAGGCCGCGCAAGCTGCGCGCAGGCTCTCGGGCAACACCCGCGCGATGCCGTCGGCGATCGGGTACGACCGGCCGCACTGCGGGCAGGCGATCTCGCCGGCCTGGATGGATCCGTCCTCGCTCGGCGCGCCGCGCGTCTCCAGCGGGGGGCGGCAGCCGTCGGGGCACTCCAGATAGGCGGTGGCCGAGGGGTGCATGGTCGCCGCTACCTGCCACCAGCCGCGCCGTCCGGCCAGGCGAGCAGGGCGGCAGCGCCGTGGGGCGCGGCCCCGGGGCGCGGCCCCGGAAGGCTCACCACTGGCCACGCGACGCGGCCGCGGCGCCCGAGCGCTGTCATTCGACGGGCAGGCCCATCGCGGCCAACCACTCGCGGAGCTTACGGATGCGGACCTGCTCGTCGATGGGCAGGTTCAGTGGTCGGCCGCGCGCATCCACGATGAGGCCCACCACCCCCCCGGTCGCGGTCACCGTCCGCGGGCGGCCTCGGCCCGCTCCGACGTCGAACCCGCGTGCCGGTTGTATGATGACCTCGGCCCGCTCTGGCTCGTTGCCGGCGGTCGGCGTGCCATGGGGTCCCTCGCCGCCCTGCCCTTTCCGCAGACCGAGTGGGAGCACGCGGACAGCGCCGAACCGCACCTCCTCGGTTCGTCCGTTCATCGTTACGCTCACGCACGGGTCGCCTTCCCTCGCCGATCCGACCGGCGCGATGCAGGTGCCCAGATAGACCAGGCAATCGGCCTCGAACACCTGGGTGGCGGCCTCGGGCTCCACGGTGGAGAGGATGCCGAGCTGGGGCATCATGAAGATGGAGTCGACGGTGAGCAGCGTTACGCCTTCGGGCTGGTAGGCGTCCATCATCATCAGGGCAGACTGGCCGCGCCGCGGCGCGTGCGAGAGCACGCCCCCGCTGCCCACCACCATGTCGAGCGCCATCATGTTGACCAGCGTCTTGCCCGTGGCCTCCTGGCTCAGCGCGTCGCCGATGGTGCGCTGCTGCTGGATCCCGGTGAGGCCGCGAGCCAGGCTCTTGTGGTGCTCGAACGCGAGCCGCAGCGCTTCGCGAGCTACCGCCTGCTCAATGTGCAGGTCGTGGAGGCGCTGAGGGATGGTCGTCGGGCGGATCATCTTATTGCGTAGCTGATTACGGAGCTCGGCCTCGGTGATGATGAACGGCAGCCATCGCTTGATGCTCTCAGCGCGTGCCTCGGTGAGCACGTTGCAGATCGAGTAGCTCATGCCCAGATTGGCGGAGACGGTCCGGTTGAAGACCGACTCCCCGTTCTCGTTACGGAAAACGGAGAACACGTCGGTTGTGGCACCACCGATATCCACGCCGAGGACCATGATGCCGCGCTGGGCGGCGATGGTCTGCATGATGCGGCCAACGGCGTTGGGGGTCGACATGATCCCCGTGCTCACCCAGTCGGAGAGCTTGCTGTAGCCGGGCGCCTGCTGCATCACGTGCTCCAGGAAGAGCTCGTGGATCGCCTCGCGGGCGGGGCCCAGGTTCTCTCGCTCGAGCGAGGGCCTCAGGTTCGGCACGTGACGCAGCGACACCCGGCCCTCGAGGAGCGCCCGGACGGGCTCGAACGCCTCGCGGTTGCCGGCGTAGATGATGGGCAGGTTGAGCCCGACCCCGAGGCGCGGCTTCGGGTCGGCCGCCACGAGCATCTCCGCGAGCTCCACGAGATGGTTAACCGTGCCGCCGTCCGTGCCGCCGGACATCAGGATCATGTCCGGCCGGAGCTGCCGGATGCGCTCGACCTTCTGGTACTCCTTACGACCGTCGTCGACGGCGATGACGTCAATGATGATGGCGCCCGCGCCGAGCGCGGCGCGCTGGGCGCTCTCGGCGCTCATGGCCTTGACGACGCCGGCCACCGTCATCTGCAAGCCGCCGCCCGCGCT
It includes:
- a CDS encoding methyltransferase domain-containing protein, which encodes MHPSATAYLECPDGCRPPLETRGAPSEDGSIQAGEIACPQCGRSYPIADGIARVLPESLRAACAASDEEVALKRGEMAARDAQAAAYDRMWHLRAFGLAEVPLTMLFLGLEPGHIALEAGCGTGRMTARLARRCARLVAVDFSIESLRACARKLRAAGVRNVDLLQADICRLPLRAARFDRVVSCQVLEHVPTVASRGAAVAEFGRVARPGAVVTVSAYQHSLLTRGAGPKSGMHEGGIPYFRFTSRELRDLLAEALTVERLTGALGYVHLARCRRPDTGHD
- a CDS encoding glutamate mutase L; this translates as MPEVHSILATDCGSTTTKAILIEKQGERYRLVVRGEAPTTVEAPFDDVTVGVTNAVREVEELSGRTLIGPDGRIIAPARDGKTGVDLYLSTSSAGGGLQMTVAGVVKAMSAESAQRAALGAGAIIIDVIAVDDGRKEYQKVERIRQLRPDMILMSGGTDGGTVNHLVELAEMLVAADPKPRLGVGLNLPIIYAGNREAFEPVRALLEGRVSLRHVPNLRPSLERENLGPAREAIHELFLEHVMQQAPGYSKLSDWVSTGIMSTPNAVGRIMQTIAAQRGIMVLGVDIGGATTDVFSVFRNENGESVFNRTVSANLGMSYSICNVLTEARAESIKRWLPFIITEAELRNQLRNKMIRPTTIPQRLHDLHIEQAVAREALRLAFEHHKSLARGLTGIQQQRTIGDALSQEATGKTLVNMMALDMVVGSGGVLSHAPRRGQSALMMMDAYQPEGVTLLTVDSIFMMPQLGILSTVEPEAATQVFEADCLVYLGTCIAPVGSAREGDPCVSVTMNGRTEEVRFGAVRVLPLGLRKGQGGEGPHGTPTAGNEPERAEVIIQPARGFDVGAGRGRPRTVTATGGVVGLIVDARGRPLNLPIDEQVRIRKLREWLAAMGLPVE